One Proteinivorax tanatarense DNA segment encodes these proteins:
- a CDS encoding cytidine deaminase has translation MDKNTVEKLIAKAKEAMENAYVPYSKYPVGAALLTEDGNIYSGCNIENASYGLTNCAERTGIFKAVSEGYRNFEAIAIICKGQLKASPCGACRQVIAEFLHKDSPVVLANEDGEYTLTNVEGLLPGAFTTKSLLGDNNDF, from the coding sequence ATGGATAAAAATACTGTAGAAAAACTTATTGCAAAAGCAAAAGAAGCTATGGAAAACGCATATGTACCCTACTCAAAGTATCCAGTAGGAGCGGCTTTACTTACAGAAGATGGTAACATATATTCAGGTTGCAACATTGAAAATGCATCCTATGGTTTAACAAACTGTGCAGAAAGAACAGGGATTTTTAAAGCCGTATCCGAAGGTTACAGAAACTTTGAAGCTATAGCAATCATTTGTAAGGGTCAATTAAAAGCATCACCATGCGGTGCTTGTAGGCAAGTAATAGCAGAGTTTTTGCACAAAGATTCCCCTGTTGTACTGGCAAATGAAGATGGTGAATATACCTTAACAAATGTTGAGGGCTTGTTGCCAGGAGCATTTACGACAAAATCACTGTTGGGTGATAATAATGACTTTTAA
- a CDS encoding DUF881 domain-containing protein translates to MYSRKIEYKITIITVSVLVVLVLNMAMFLTSFGFFGSRGDKDFHAAKEQALTLVRYNERLAEDWGVQDSADVTNALSNLMYDIEQTNNIDDLSRIVMNQGSETQRVIRRRAEARQSEIILSKISNDSNVIATVDKKEISVSYNSDGDIEFDDRGLLTKKTKKEITEYIEELPTLWDRTVEAEVENGLATLITPRSSDELEQQLRTEMDQLKSEVESLRISSGHAEMTGEGIIVRFYDNPEAVGENVNDAIIHDYHILEIANELFNAGALGIAIDGKRLTTNSSIRCAGTLIHVDHHPISVDPVEFHVVGDPDHLKSGLMLYIKTRLIPRGIEYEIEVPEEDVTLPAYTRRSN, encoded by the coding sequence ATGTATTCTAGAAAAATTGAGTACAAAATAACAATAATTACTGTGTCTGTCTTGGTTGTGCTAGTACTTAATATGGCGATGTTTTTAACTAGCTTTGGATTTTTTGGCTCCCGAGGAGACAAGGACTTTCATGCCGCTAAGGAACAAGCACTTACCTTAGTTAGGTATAACGAAAGATTGGCAGAAGACTGGGGGGTTCAAGATTCAGCTGATGTTACTAATGCATTATCTAACCTAATGTATGATATTGAACAAACAAATAATATAGATGATTTGTCTAGGATAGTAATGAACCAGGGAAGTGAAACTCAAAGAGTTATAAGAAGGAGAGCAGAGGCAAGGCAATCAGAAATTATTTTGTCAAAAATTAGTAACGATAGCAACGTTATAGCCACCGTTGATAAAAAAGAGATAAGTGTATCATATAATTCAGATGGTGATATTGAGTTTGATGATAGAGGACTACTGACTAAAAAAACTAAAAAAGAAATAACAGAATATATTGAGGAACTCCCCACCTTATGGGATAGAACAGTTGAAGCTGAAGTGGAAAATGGTTTGGCAACACTAATTACCCCAAGGTCATCTGATGAGTTAGAACAGCAACTAAGGACAGAAATGGATCAATTAAAATCAGAAGTGGAGTCATTAAGGATTAGCTCTGGTCATGCTGAAATGACGGGAGAAGGTATTATAGTGCGTTTTTATGATAACCCAGAAGCGGTCGGTGAAAATGTTAATGATGCTATAATCCATGATTATCATATACTAGAAATAGCTAATGAACTATTTAACGCAGGGGCTTTAGGTATAGCGATAGATGGTAAAAGATTAACAACAAATAGCTCCATCAGATGTGCAGGAACATTAATCCATGTTGATCATCACCCTATTTCAGTAGATCCTGTGGAATTTCATGTGGTTGGAGATCCTGACCACTTAAAAAGTGGATTGATGTTATATATAAAAACTCGTTTAATACCACGAGGGATAGAATATGAAATTGAAGTGCCAGAAGAAGATGTAACACTACCGGCTTATACAAGGAGGAGCAATTAA
- a CDS encoding diacylglycerol kinase family protein — translation MSAKKVAKSFKYAIEGILFAVKTQRNMRIHLLVTIIVVLLGTYLSLSTTEWAVILFSIALVISMELLNTAIEKTIDLVTSEYHEFAKIAKNVAAAAVLISAFNAIVVGLLVFYDKLNKLVKPLMGIESTIEAIILGLLGVGVILLILKLVINGGE, via the coding sequence ATGCTATAGAGGGTATTTTATTTGCCGTTAAAACACAGCGTAACATGAGAATTCATTTGCTTGTGACAATAATAGTTGTATTACTAGGTACTTATTTAAGCTTGTCAACTACTGAATGGGCTGTGATACTGTTCAGTATAGCTTTAGTTATTTCTATGGAGCTTCTAAATACTGCCATAGAAAAGACTATTGATTTAGTTACCAGTGAATATCATGAATTTGCAAAAATAGCCAAAAATGTCGCTGCAGCAGCCGTTCTCATTTCTGCTTTTAATGCAATAGTAGTTGGATTGTTAGTTTTTTATGATAAGCTTAATAAATTAGTAAAACCTTTGATGGGTATCGAATCTACAATAGAAGCGATTATTCTTGGCCTGTTGGGTGTAGGGGTTATATTACTTATTTTAAAATTAGTTATTAATGGGGGAGAGTAG